The following coding sequences lie in one Armatimonadota bacterium genomic window:
- a CDS encoding type IV pilus twitching motility protein PilT, whose amino-acid sequence MDIDYLLIECLRRDGSDLHIKADSPPLVRIYGDLYHMDLPPLTAAQSRELAYAVMTEEQIALFERDWELDFGYDIEGVGRFRVNVFVQRGAVGTVLRSIPLRISTMEELGLPAVCKYFADRPRGLVLVTGPAGCGKSTSQAAMLDYINHTYPCHIVTVEDPVEFIHQDQRALINQRELGSDTLSFANALKYVLRQDPDVILIGEMRDLETVQLAITAAETGHLVFGTLHTTDAVQTVDRAIDIFPTHQQQQIRMQLSVNLLGVVSQILVKRADGRGRIAAFETLVAIPAVRSSIRERKTHQIASVIQTGVRQGMMTLDQSLANLVKSGIVTYEEAASKAKDVTELASLCAREEGQQGPAPASASG is encoded by the coding sequence GTGGACATTGACTATCTGCTGATCGAGTGCCTCAGGCGCGACGGCTCCGACCTGCACATCAAGGCGGACAGCCCGCCGTTGGTGCGCATCTACGGCGATCTCTATCACATGGACCTGCCGCCGCTGACCGCCGCGCAATCGCGGGAGCTGGCGTACGCCGTGATGACGGAGGAGCAGATCGCACTCTTCGAGCGCGATTGGGAGTTGGACTTCGGCTACGACATCGAGGGGGTAGGGCGATTTCGCGTCAACGTCTTCGTCCAGCGCGGCGCCGTGGGCACCGTCTTACGTTCCATCCCGCTGCGCATTTCGACCATGGAGGAGCTGGGGCTGCCCGCGGTGTGCAAGTACTTCGCCGATCGCCCGCGCGGACTGGTGCTGGTGACCGGTCCCGCGGGCTGTGGCAAGTCCACCAGCCAGGCCGCCATGCTCGACTACATCAACCACACCTACCCCTGCCACATAGTAACGGTGGAGGACCCGGTCGAGTTTATCCACCAGGACCAGCGCGCCCTCATCAACCAACGGGAGCTGGGCAGCGATACCCTATCCTTCGCCAACGCGCTCAAGTACGTTTTGCGACAGGACCCCGACGTCATCCTCATCGGCGAGATGCGCGACCTGGAGACGGTGCAGCTCGCCATCACCGCCGCCGAGACCGGGCACCTGGTGTTCGGCACCCTGCACACCACCGATGCGGTGCAGACCGTGGACCGCGCGATTGACATCTTCCCCACCCACCAGCAGCAGCAGATCCGCATGCAGCTCTCGGTCAACCTGCTGGGGGTCGTCTCCCAGATCCTGGTCAAGCGCGCCGACGGCCGCGGGCGCATTGCCGCCTTCGAGACCCTGGTCGCCATCCCCGCCGTGCGCAGCTCCATTCGCGAGCGCAAGACCCACCAGATCGCCTCCGTCATCCAGACCGGCGTCAGGCAGGGAATGATGACCCTGGACCAATCCCTGGCCAACCTCGTCAAGTCAGGCATCGTCACCTACGAAGAGGCCGCATCCAAGGCCAAGGATGTCACGGAGCTCGCCAGCCTGTGCGCGCGCGAAGAAGGCCAACAGGGACCTGCGCCAGCCTCGGCGTCGGGGTGA